The following proteins are encoded in a genomic region of Dyadobacter sp. UC 10:
- a CDS encoding PVC-type heme-binding CxxCH protein translates to MKYINFFKSAFLFTVVAAFLPYYGFPQVADTFVADSVVVTNPDSAYAALSEPEKRFSRNAVAGIKVAEGLEATLFSSEPNVVNPINIDVDHRGRVWVCEAYNYRPAVNGKSELGMGDRILILEDKDGDGKADVTKVFYQGPEINAPLGIWVMGNKAIVSQSPYVWLFTDTNGDDKADTKEILFKGIGGVQSDAGIHAFVFGPDGKFYFNFGNAGRQLVDGKDRPLLDKYERPIDFRQFKQGVVFRCEQDFTKVEIMAENFRNGFEVAVDSYGTMWQSDQEEPGHGADRVSYVMENGNFGYIDEMTGASWRLNRTNLEDEIPRRHWHQNDPGVVPDLLQTGSGFPMGITIYEGELLPRRYWDQILLADAGQRYVSAFPVENDGAGYKSTGIVPVVEGTRDKWFRPTDVCVAPDGSLIISDWYDPVIGSNQMKDKSRGRIFRVAPPGVPYQIPVFDLNNPEEAVKALQSPNLSMRYLAWNACVKHGWNAEPYLEELFNKYNASPKLRARALWVLNRIEGFNYRALDIGFRHLNPNIRITALRAVRQRNSDPTEYIKRLTADPDPQVRRECALAINHNHTYEALDVWLQLAKQYKGNDRWTVEALSIGAFDQWERIFPAWLERQKGKPTATDAGKDIIWLARTRQAIPYLTEAAADTSVDFKSRLRYFRAFDFFRAGYEKTQALLNVLTVPASDRIEVSKLALLHLDKSFVKNSQQGLSALNKLLNETYGTEHYIDLMTRYELESENDRLLKMALEKSEDVLGRDAGALLLEQAGISYVTQKLAGMNEAKKIALLASIQTVGSAESVYLLRSTAVNPDEPAAVRTNAAKFLGASWPGEEAVVKLLVDNRLAGEVKESALDGVRNAFREEIKAQLAPYFPKPVVQEAEKAPEKPALRKERRKKRRS, encoded by the coding sequence TTTTTTAAGTCTGCATTTCTCTTTACCGTAGTTGCCGCCTTTCTTCCTTATTACGGTTTTCCCCAGGTTGCTGATACATTTGTTGCTGATTCAGTGGTTGTTACCAATCCAGATAGCGCCTACGCGGCGCTTTCCGAGCCGGAAAAACGTTTTTCGCGCAATGCCGTGGCGGGTATAAAAGTCGCCGAAGGTTTGGAAGCGACACTGTTTTCTTCTGAACCAAATGTAGTCAATCCGATCAATATCGACGTCGACCATCGTGGCAGGGTGTGGGTTTGTGAAGCTTACAACTATCGCCCAGCCGTTAACGGAAAATCGGAACTGGGAATGGGCGACCGCATTCTGATCCTGGAAGACAAGGATGGTGACGGAAAGGCGGATGTTACCAAGGTTTTTTACCAGGGCCCTGAAATCAATGCGCCGCTGGGTATTTGGGTAATGGGTAATAAGGCCATTGTGTCACAAAGTCCTTATGTATGGCTGTTTACTGACACAAACGGCGATGATAAAGCCGATACCAAAGAGATCTTGTTTAAAGGAATAGGCGGGGTGCAAAGCGATGCGGGTATCCATGCATTCGTTTTCGGGCCGGACGGAAAATTCTATTTCAATTTCGGAAATGCAGGCAGGCAGCTTGTCGATGGAAAAGACAGACCGTTGCTTGATAAATACGAAAGGCCGATCGATTTCAGACAATTTAAACAAGGCGTTGTTTTTCGCTGTGAGCAGGATTTTACCAAAGTCGAAATAATGGCCGAAAACTTTCGGAACGGCTTTGAAGTGGCTGTCGACAGTTATGGAACGATGTGGCAGTCGGACCAGGAAGAGCCGGGACATGGGGCCGACCGGGTTTCGTATGTAATGGAAAACGGAAATTTCGGTTATATCGATGAAATGACTGGCGCCAGCTGGCGACTCAACCGGACCAATCTCGAAGACGAAATTCCGCGCAGGCACTGGCATCAGAACGACCCGGGCGTAGTACCGGATTTACTGCAAACGGGCTCTGGATTTCCGATGGGAATTACGATCTATGAAGGAGAGCTGCTGCCGCGGCGCTATTGGGACCAGATATTACTTGCCGACGCGGGACAGCGATACGTAAGTGCATTCCCGGTGGAAAATGATGGGGCCGGCTACAAATCGACCGGAATTGTACCGGTCGTTGAAGGTACACGCGACAAATGGTTCAGGCCGACGGACGTTTGCGTTGCTCCCGACGGCTCACTGATCATTTCCGATTGGTATGATCCCGTGATTGGTTCTAATCAAATGAAGGATAAGAGCCGTGGCCGAATATTCAGGGTTGCGCCTCCGGGAGTGCCGTATCAAATACCTGTTTTCGATCTGAATAACCCTGAGGAAGCGGTTAAAGCATTACAGAGCCCGAATTTGTCGATGCGCTACCTTGCCTGGAATGCCTGCGTGAAGCACGGGTGGAATGCGGAACCATACCTTGAGGAGCTTTTCAACAAGTATAATGCAAGCCCGAAACTGCGTGCCAGGGCATTGTGGGTGCTCAACCGCATTGAAGGTTTCAACTACCGGGCACTCGATATTGGTTTTCGCCATTTGAACCCTAATATCAGGATTACTGCCTTACGCGCTGTGCGTCAACGTAATAGCGATCCTACCGAATATATCAAAAGACTTACTGCTGATCCCGACCCGCAGGTTCGGCGGGAATGCGCACTCGCGATCAACCACAATCACACTTATGAAGCATTGGATGTGTGGCTGCAACTGGCGAAGCAGTACAAAGGAAATGACCGCTGGACTGTGGAAGCGCTGAGTATCGGTGCTTTTGATCAATGGGAACGGATTTTTCCAGCCTGGCTTGAAAGACAAAAAGGTAAACCTACTGCCACCGATGCCGGTAAAGATATTATCTGGCTGGCGCGAACCCGGCAAGCCATTCCCTATCTGACGGAGGCCGCTGCTGATACCTCAGTAGATTTCAAGAGTAGGTTGAGGTATTTCCGCGCATTCGATTTCTTCCGCGCAGGGTATGAGAAAACACAGGCGCTGCTGAATGTGTTGACAGTTCCTGCAAGCGACCGCATTGAAGTGAGTAAGCTGGCATTGCTGCATTTGGATAAATCATTTGTAAAAAACTCCCAGCAAGGATTATCAGCCTTGAACAAATTGCTGAACGAAACTTATGGTACCGAGCATTATATCGATTTAATGACACGTTACGAGCTGGAATCAGAAAATGACCGGCTACTTAAGATGGCATTGGAAAAGTCGGAGGATGTGCTTGGAAGAGACGCCGGGGCATTGCTCCTGGAACAAGCCGGGATATCTTATGTTACCCAAAAACTTGCGGGGATGAATGAAGCAAAAAAAATTGCTTTATTGGCTTCAATTCAAACTGTTGGAAGCGCCGAATCAGTTTACCTGCTGCGTTCCACGGCGGTCAACCCGGATGAACCGGCTGCTGTGCGCACGAACGCGGCGAAATTTCTTGGAGCAAGCTGGCCCGGAGAAGAAGCGGTGGTGAAGTTACTTGTGGATAACCGGCTGGCAGGTGAAGTAAAAGAAAGCGCACTGGACGGAGTCCGTAATGCATTCAGAGAGGAAATAAAAGCACAGCTCGCACCATATTTCCCTAAGCCGGTAGTGCAGGAAGCTGAAAAGGCACCTGAGAAGCCTGCTTTGAGAAAAGAAAGGCGGAAGAAGCGAAGATCCTGA
- a CDS encoding isoamylase early set domain-containing protein, which yields MALAKQFVKSKSVYKVTFTLPAEAAADAKTVAVVGEFNDWNPEAVVLKKQKDGSFKGIVELAAGEHQFRYILDGEKWENDWEADKYVPAGVDEKAENSVVVCS from the coding sequence ATGGCATTAGCAAAACAATTTGTAAAGAGCAAGTCTGTTTACAAAGTAACATTTACTCTTCCCGCGGAAGCAGCCGCAGACGCAAAAACGGTAGCCGTTGTTGGCGAATTTAACGATTGGAATCCTGAGGCGGTTGTGCTTAAAAAACAAAAAGACGGATCTTTCAAAGGTATTGTAGAACTAGCTGCAGGAGAACACCAGTTCCGTTATATCCTGGACGGTGAGAAATGGGAAAACGACTGGGAAGCAGACAAATACGTGCCAGCAGGTGTGGACGAAAAAGCTGAAAATTCAGTGGTTGTTTGCAGCTAA
- a CDS encoding hydroxypyruvate isomerase family protein, whose product MLRRNFVKSTLGLAGAAVAANDAFAGQQAPTAKNQFKLKYAPHFGMFQNKAGKGVIDQLKFMAANGFMALEDNGMMGRPVQEQEAIAKEMTRLGMQMGVFVVDKGGNGANTLAAGKQEYIDIFLNGCKKAVEVAKRVNAKWMTVVPGDFDRSLPIGVQTGHVIDALRRGAEILEPHGLVMVLEPLSDTPNLFLRTSEQTYEICRGVNSKACKILYDIYHMQKNEGRLIYNIDKTWSEIDYFQIGDEPGRKEPTTGEINYKNIFKYIYDRSKKENKSFIMGMEHGNSQSGAEGEDALIKAYVESDAFKV is encoded by the coding sequence ATGCTTCGTAGAAATTTTGTAAAATCTACACTAGGCCTGGCGGGTGCAGCAGTGGCAGCTAATGATGCTTTTGCCGGCCAGCAGGCTCCAACTGCCAAGAATCAGTTTAAGCTCAAATACGCACCTCATTTCGGAATGTTTCAGAACAAAGCCGGAAAAGGTGTTATTGACCAGTTGAAATTTATGGCCGCTAATGGCTTTATGGCGCTTGAAGACAACGGTATGATGGGCCGCCCGGTGCAGGAACAAGAGGCAATTGCGAAAGAAATGACGCGCCTGGGGATGCAGATGGGTGTTTTTGTGGTAGATAAAGGTGGAAACGGAGCCAATACCCTTGCAGCCGGTAAACAGGAGTATATCGATATATTTCTCAACGGATGTAAGAAAGCCGTCGAGGTAGCGAAGCGTGTCAATGCAAAATGGATGACTGTTGTGCCCGGTGATTTTGACAGAAGTTTACCCATAGGCGTTCAAACCGGACATGTGATAGATGCATTGCGCCGCGGTGCAGAAATTTTGGAACCGCACGGGCTGGTCATGGTGCTGGAGCCGCTCAGCGACACACCAAACTTATTTCTGCGAACTTCCGAGCAGACCTACGAAATATGCCGCGGGGTGAACAGTAAAGCCTGCAAGATCCTGTATGATATTTACCACATGCAGAAAAACGAAGGCCGCCTGATCTACAATATCGACAAAACATGGAGTGAAATCGACTATTTCCAGATTGGCGACGAGCCCGGGAGAAAAGAGCCGACAACCGGCGAGATCAACTACAAAAACATTTTCAAATACATTTACGACCGTAGCAAGAAAGAGAATAAATCATTCATCATGGGCATGGAGCACGGAAATTCACAATCCGGCGCCGAAGGTGAAGACGCGCTGATCAAGGCGTATGTGGAGAGTGATGCGTTTAAGGTTTAG
- a CDS encoding TonB-dependent receptor yields the protein MKLYILFILCILGTTSQAQFVLTGNISLEGQTESAFGASVYIEQLKIGTTADTLGNYHIANIPGGTYTVRVSYISMPTITEKNVSIRQDLVKNFIFKSGANALEEVVVTGTMKEVSKLDSPVPVDIITAKFLYKNPVPSIFEGLSYVNGVRSQLNCNVCNTGDIHMNGLEGPYTMVLIDGMPMVSGLSTVYGLSGIPNSLIERVELVKGPASTLYGSEAVGGLINIITKNPSKAPIFSADAFSTSWLDYNLDLGMKLTPGKNVSSLIGVNYFNYQNPLDRNKDGFTDMTLQNRISVFNKWSFNLKNNRQANIAARYYYEDRWGGQMNWNKTFRGGDEVYGESIYTSRYEVLGNYQLPVSEKVTLQYSFSSHNQNSVYGNVPFLADQKIAFAQLLWDKEIGKHNLLVGTPFRYTYYNDNTPATRYLDGKDHADKIYLPGFFVQDEIKSGAHSLLLGARYDFNSRHGSIFTPRAAYKFKFNQTDVVRLNVGRGFRIVNLFTEDHAALTGSRQVIVKEALNPEQSWNANINLVKKIVTGSSFIGFDASVFYTHFTNRILPDYDTDPNQIIYDNLDGYAVSKGISLNLDFNFPFPLKIIAGGTLMDNFQKENGVRFRPVLTERFTGVWSVNYEIQKAGISLDYTGNMYGPMRLPVLSEDDPRARTSPIWSLQNIQATKKFDNGLEIYGGVKNLLNFTPPANSIARSNDPFDKNVKFDDNGHVIATPENPHRLTFDPSYVFAPNQTRRLFLGMRYTLR from the coding sequence ATGAAGCTATACATACTATTCATTCTGTGCATATTAGGAACAACTTCGCAAGCTCAATTTGTGTTGACCGGCAATATTTCGCTCGAAGGTCAAACGGAAAGCGCCTTTGGAGCCTCCGTTTATATTGAGCAGCTAAAAATCGGAACGACAGCAGATACACTTGGAAATTATCACATTGCCAACATTCCCGGTGGAACGTATACGGTTAGAGTCAGCTATATTTCAATGCCCACGATCACGGAGAAAAATGTATCTATTAGGCAGGACCTGGTCAAAAATTTCATTTTCAAATCGGGCGCGAATGCATTGGAAGAGGTAGTGGTGACGGGAACGATGAAGGAAGTCTCCAAGCTCGACAGTCCGGTGCCTGTGGATATTATCACTGCCAAATTTCTTTATAAAAACCCGGTACCCAGCATTTTTGAAGGGTTAAGCTATGTAAACGGTGTGAGGTCGCAGCTGAATTGCAATGTGTGCAACACTGGCGATATTCACATGAACGGACTGGAAGGCCCATACACCATGGTGCTGATTGACGGAATGCCGATGGTGAGCGGTCTTTCTACCGTTTACGGACTTTCGGGAATACCAAATAGTCTGATTGAAAGGGTTGAACTCGTAAAAGGACCTGCTTCAACACTTTATGGGTCAGAGGCTGTGGGCGGGCTGATCAATATCATTACCAAAAACCCATCCAAAGCGCCCATTTTCTCGGCGGACGCTTTCAGCACCAGCTGGCTCGACTACAATCTGGACCTCGGCATGAAACTGACTCCCGGTAAGAACGTCAGCTCGCTGATCGGGGTGAATTATTTTAATTACCAGAATCCGCTCGACCGCAACAAAGATGGATTTACGGATATGACGTTACAAAACCGGATTTCGGTTTTTAATAAATGGTCTTTCAACTTAAAAAACAACCGGCAGGCCAATATTGCTGCACGGTACTATTATGAAGATCGATGGGGCGGGCAAATGAACTGGAACAAAACTTTCCGCGGCGGCGACGAGGTTTACGGAGAAAGCATTTATACTTCCCGCTATGAAGTACTTGGCAACTACCAGTTGCCGGTGAGTGAAAAGGTCACCCTCCAATATTCGTTCAGTTCACATAACCAGAATTCCGTTTACGGAAATGTCCCTTTCCTGGCCGATCAGAAAATCGCTTTTGCCCAGCTGCTTTGGGACAAAGAAATCGGCAAGCATAACCTGCTGGTTGGTACGCCTTTCAGATATACCTATTATAATGACAATACCCCTGCTACCCGCTATCTGGACGGAAAAGATCATGCTGACAAGATTTATCTGCCGGGTTTTTTTGTGCAGGATGAAATTAAATCAGGCGCGCATTCGCTGCTGCTCGGTGCCCGATATGATTTCAATAGCCGGCATGGAAGTATTTTTACACCCCGGGCTGCCTATAAGTTCAAATTTAACCAGACTGACGTCGTTCGTCTGAATGTAGGTCGCGGTTTCCGCATCGTGAATCTCTTCACAGAAGACCACGCGGCACTCACAGGATCTCGGCAAGTAATTGTAAAAGAAGCACTTAATCCGGAGCAAAGCTGGAATGCAAATATCAATCTGGTGAAAAAGATCGTGACTGGCAGTTCTTTCATCGGTTTCGATGCCTCCGTCTTTTACACGCATTTTACAAACCGGATCCTGCCAGATTATGATACTGATCCCAACCAGATCATTTATGATAACCTCGACGGCTATGCAGTTTCAAAGGGGATCAGTTTGAACCTGGATTTCAATTTTCCTTTTCCGCTTAAAATAATAGCCGGAGGAACGTTAATGGATAACTTCCAGAAAGAAAATGGCGTACGTTTCCGTCCGGTGCTGACGGAAAGATTTACGGGCGTATGGTCTGTCAATTATGAGATCCAGAAAGCAGGTATTTCGCTGGACTACACGGGTAATATGTACGGACCAATGCGACTGCCGGTATTAAGCGAAGACGATCCGCGTGCGAGAACCTCGCCAATCTGGTCGCTTCAAAATATTCAGGCAACCAAGAAATTTGATAACGGACTGGAAATTTACGGAGGGGTTAAAAATCTGCTCAATTTCACGCCACCAGCCAACTCCATTGCCAGATCCAATGATCCATTTGATAAAAATGTTAAGTTCGACGATAATGGCCACGTGATTGCAACTCCCGAAAATCCCCACCGTCTTACCTTCGACCCATCTTACGTTTTTGCGCCTAATCAGACTCGCCGGTTATTTTTGGGAATGCGATATACGTTGAGATAA
- a CDS encoding M23 family metallopeptidase, with product MTVKRAAGLLLIVGISAFINQSETSPELSDYCAAFNQIQLDIRDSAISPDSARNAFGEVMRNIRRLARTDTCRGIDSAYFVYPVESYLPRESIGSRGKGYRPNGFDLFDMNVSGSHPAHDLFVRDKDQDNLDDRTWKPINVLSFTSGMVLATETGWKYDSELRGGNWIWIYDPCLDGLFYYAHNNIVEVQPGQSVRAGDKIAEMGRSGYNAYKKRSPTHVHLMYLQLDSLGMPEPYNTYEWMLQSIVKSDPEM from the coding sequence ATGACAGTAAAAAGAGCAGCGGGATTGCTGCTGATTGTTGGTATTTCGGCCTTTATCAATCAAAGTGAAACTTCACCAGAACTATCCGACTACTGCGCCGCATTTAATCAGATACAGCTTGATATCCGCGACTCTGCTATTAGTCCTGATTCTGCCCGTAATGCTTTCGGCGAAGTAATGCGTAATATCAGGAGGTTAGCAAGGACCGATACCTGTCGCGGTATCGATTCCGCTTATTTTGTGTATCCGGTCGAATCTTATCTGCCAAGGGAATCAATCGGTTCGAGAGGGAAAGGATACAGGCCAAACGGGTTTGATCTTTTTGATATGAACGTATCCGGAAGTCACCCCGCACATGATCTTTTTGTAAGAGACAAAGATCAGGATAATCTCGACGACAGGACCTGGAAGCCGATCAATGTGCTTTCGTTTACGTCAGGAATGGTGTTGGCGACTGAAACCGGCTGGAAATACGACAGCGAATTGCGCGGCGGAAACTGGATCTGGATCTACGATCCCTGCCTCGACGGACTATTTTACTACGCACACAACAATATTGTTGAAGTACAGCCCGGGCAAAGTGTGAGAGCGGGAGATAAAATCGCCGAAATGGGTCGCAGCGGCTATAATGCGTACAAAAAACGCTCGCCGACGCACGTGCATCTGATGTACCTGCAACTGGACAGCCTTGGCATGCCCGAGCCTTACAATACCTACGAGTGGATGCTACAATCCATTGTAAAAAGCGATCCCGAGATGTAA
- a CDS encoding glutathionylspermidine synthase family protein: MVEVRTLVDGPERALRNAGWDWMLGTDTVPYVVNDVVVIKEELANQYYDAANTLYDMLVEAGQYVVDNKIYKDLGIPENLIELIEISWNDDRHIHLYGRFDLAGGFENDQIKLIEFNADTATCIPETSVVQWAHLRMNGLDEAKQFNTLYETLVGQFQYLKDANPDLTPSILFSTMRDYPEDETNVAVLAAAASEAGFDTEFAFIDDVEFSNGDGIFFQDTTTGEFIRFDFWFKLVPWEYIGSDEPELAQMLTQIVKNRKAVILNPAYTLLFQSKYILKVLWDLYPYHPLLLQTERYALPHKQSVSKVLFGREGANVSILEKGGSVLETVEGEYGSQPRIYQEYFPFPADSEGRNYQAGVFFSGEACALGLRRGGNILDNTAQFIGHVIA; encoded by the coding sequence ATGGTAGAAGTAAGAACGCTGGTCGATGGACCTGAACGTGCACTCCGCAATGCCGGGTGGGATTGGATGCTCGGAACGGATACCGTTCCTTATGTGGTAAATGACGTGGTAGTAATCAAGGAGGAGCTGGCGAACCAATATTATGACGCCGCTAATACGTTATATGATATGCTGGTAGAAGCCGGGCAGTATGTTGTTGATAATAAGATATATAAAGACCTTGGGATTCCGGAAAACCTGATTGAGCTGATCGAGATATCCTGGAATGATGACCGGCATATTCATCTTTACGGCCGTTTCGATCTGGCCGGCGGGTTTGAGAACGACCAGATCAAACTAATCGAATTCAACGCGGATACAGCAACCTGCATACCAGAAACTTCAGTGGTACAGTGGGCTCATTTGCGGATGAATGGGCTCGATGAGGCTAAGCAGTTCAATACACTCTATGAAACGCTTGTTGGACAGTTCCAATATCTGAAAGATGCAAATCCGGACCTGACCCCTTCCATTCTTTTTTCAACCATGCGGGATTATCCCGAAGATGAAACGAATGTGGCGGTGCTGGCCGCCGCTGCAAGTGAGGCCGGGTTCGATACTGAATTTGCGTTTATCGACGATGTGGAATTTTCAAACGGCGACGGCATATTTTTTCAGGACACCACTACGGGAGAATTCATCCGCTTCGATTTCTGGTTCAAGCTGGTACCGTGGGAATACATCGGTTCCGACGAGCCCGAACTGGCACAAATGCTAACCCAGATCGTAAAAAACAGAAAGGCAGTGATACTTAACCCTGCTTACACGCTGCTGTTTCAATCTAAATACATTCTTAAGGTCTTGTGGGACTTATATCCTTACCACCCGCTTTTGCTGCAGACCGAGCGCTATGCGCTGCCACATAAACAATCGGTTAGCAAGGTATTGTTTGGCAGGGAAGGGGCAAATGTTTCAATTCTGGAGAAAGGAGGTTCGGTACTGGAAACGGTCGAAGGTGAGTATGGTAGCCAGCCGCGGATCTATCAGGAGTATTTTCCGTTTCCTGCTGATTCGGAAGGACGAAACTACCAGGCTGGCGTGTTTTTTTCGGGAGAAGCCTGTGCGCTGGGCTTGCGGCGTGGAGGTAATATACTGGATAATACTGCCCAGTTTATCGGCCATGTCATAGCGTGA
- a CDS encoding aminotransferase class V-fold PLP-dependent enzyme translates to MNNRRSFFRKSAALGMGAFGVDSLFNELHAEHFSNAEKYWKADSSDNEDYWSVIQDAYTASKSEIIILNNGGVSPSPLAVQEALEKYNKAAAQGPSYYMWRIMDKGREPLRQRLAKLAGCDAEEIAINRNATEALNTVIFGLPLQKGDEIIGTIQDYPNMIQAWKQREMRDGLVYKQLSFDFPIENDEQIVKAFADAVTPNTKIIHVTHIINWVGQIMPVKKICQMAHSKGIEVVVDGAHTFGLLDYRIPDLECDYFGTSLHKFLSAPVGSGMMWIKKDKIGKIWPLLCNSQPKSGDIRKFETLGTRSFPIEQAIGEAINFQEGIGSKRKQERVHFLKKYWAEKAAQIPGVKIHTSMKPEYSCAIAGVSVDGMKPEEVDGKLMKDYKIHTVGINWENIHCVRVTPHVYTKLSDLDKLVGALEKIAKKA, encoded by the coding sequence ATGAACAATCGCCGTTCCTTTTTCAGAAAGAGCGCAGCCCTCGGCATGGGCGCTTTCGGTGTCGACAGCCTTTTTAACGAACTCCACGCAGAGCATTTCAGCAATGCAGAAAAATACTGGAAAGCAGACAGTAGTGACAATGAAGATTACTGGTCGGTGATCCAGGATGCTTATACTGCCAGCAAAAGCGAAATTATCATTTTAAATAACGGGGGAGTTTCACCTTCTCCGCTGGCTGTGCAGGAAGCTTTGGAAAAATATAACAAAGCAGCGGCGCAGGGACCTTCCTATTATATGTGGCGGATCATGGACAAAGGCCGTGAGCCACTCCGCCAGCGCCTGGCCAAACTGGCGGGCTGCGACGCCGAAGAAATTGCGATCAACAGGAATGCGACCGAAGCCTTGAATACCGTTATTTTCGGACTTCCGCTGCAAAAGGGAGACGAAATAATCGGTACCATACAGGATTACCCGAATATGATCCAGGCATGGAAACAGCGTGAGATGCGCGATGGGCTGGTTTACAAACAGTTATCTTTCGATTTCCCGATTGAAAACGACGAGCAAATCGTGAAAGCATTTGCCGATGCAGTTACGCCCAATACCAAGATCATCCACGTAACCCACATTATCAACTGGGTAGGGCAGATTATGCCGGTGAAAAAGATTTGTCAAATGGCACACAGCAAAGGCATTGAAGTGGTAGTCGACGGGGCGCACACATTCGGATTATTGGATTACAGGATACCGGATCTGGAATGCGATTATTTTGGGACCAGCCTGCACAAGTTCCTGAGTGCGCCCGTAGGCAGTGGAATGATGTGGATCAAAAAAGACAAGATCGGGAAAATCTGGCCGCTTCTTTGTAACAGCCAGCCCAAAAGTGGAGATATCCGGAAATTTGAGACGCTGGGAACGAGAAGCTTTCCAATTGAACAGGCGATTGGTGAGGCAATTAATTTTCAGGAGGGGATCGGCTCAAAAAGGAAACAGGAGCGGGTTCATTTCCTGAAAAAATACTGGGCGGAAAAAGCAGCACAAATTCCAGGCGTTAAAATCCATACTTCCATGAAGCCCGAATATTCCTGCGCGATTGCCGGGGTAAGTGTCGACGGAATGAAGCCCGAGGAAGTCGACGGAAAGCTGATGAAAGATTATAAGATTCACACAGTGGGCATCAACTGGGAAAATATCCATTGTGTCAGGGTAACCCCGCACGTTTACACCAAGCTTTCTGATCTCGATAAACTGGTGGGCGCTTTGGAAAAAATTGCTAAAAAAGCGTAA
- a CDS encoding aldo/keto reductase has protein sequence MQYRRFGRTNWQVSEIGYGMWGLAGWTGSDRKETDDSLNLAVESGVNFFDTAWGYGEGLSERILGDLIKRYPGKKIYAATKIPPKNRAWPSRPEFKLADVFPADYIIEYTEKSLQNLGTEQIDLLQFHVWEDNWAQEDEWKEAIQKLTQEGKVGAWGISINRWEPDNALETLKTGLIDAVQVIYNIFDQAPEDNLFPLCREKDIAVIARVPFDEGTLTGTLTKETVFPADDWRSTYFVPENLNASVDHAEALRADIPAGMTMPELALRFILNNPDVHTTIPGMRKLPHVRSNVAVSDGNPLSPKVADLMKNHRWDRQPTKWSQ, from the coding sequence ATGCAATACCGTCGTTTTGGACGCACAAACTGGCAGGTCAGTGAAATCGGATATGGAATGTGGGGCCTTGCCGGCTGGACCGGCTCCGACCGCAAAGAGACCGATGATTCGTTAAACCTGGCCGTGGAATCAGGTGTAAACTTCTTTGATACAGCCTGGGGCTACGGGGAAGGTTTAAGTGAGCGTATCCTGGGAGATCTTATTAAAAGATATCCTGGCAAAAAGATATATGCAGCGACAAAAATTCCGCCGAAAAACCGAGCCTGGCCGTCGAGACCAGAGTTTAAACTGGCTGATGTTTTCCCTGCAGACTATATCATCGAATACACTGAAAAAAGTCTTCAAAACCTGGGTACCGAGCAAATCGACCTGTTGCAATTCCACGTTTGGGAAGATAACTGGGCACAGGAAGACGAATGGAAAGAGGCGATTCAAAAGCTGACGCAGGAAGGAAAAGTGGGCGCCTGGGGAATCAGTATCAACCGCTGGGAGCCGGATAATGCATTAGAAACGCTGAAAACCGGGCTGATCGATGCCGTGCAGGTAATCTATAATATCTTTGACCAGGCGCCGGAGGACAATCTTTTCCCGCTTTGCCGCGAGAAAGATATTGCAGTGATCGCGCGGGTACCTTTCGACGAAGGCACGCTGACGGGTACATTGACCAAAGAAACCGTCTTTCCGGCCGACGATTGGAGATCCACCTATTTTGTTCCGGAAAATCTGAATGCGAGTGTCGACCACGCGGAGGCGCTGCGGGCAGATATTCCGGCAGGAATGACGATGCCGGAACTCGCATTACGCTTCATTCTGAATAATCCGGATGTACATACTACCATTCCCGGAATGCGAAAATTGCCACATGTACGCTCGAACGTAGCCGTAAGTGACGGAAATCCGCTTTCACCGAAAGTAGCTGATCTAATGAAAAACCACCGCTGGGACAGACAGCCAACCAAATGGTCACAATAA
- a CDS encoding DoxX family protein: MLKKFLKPIKLPASADFGILTLRVGISCLMLTHGYAKLSGYLSGDHSFADPIGIGEELSYILTILAEFGCSVLLILGLFSRAALIPLIFTMIVVAFVVHGPDPFAKKEHAVSFLLTYLTLFFTGPGKYSIDSNLYR; encoded by the coding sequence ATGTTAAAGAAGTTTTTAAAACCGATTAAACTGCCTGCATCGGCAGATTTTGGGATACTGACCCTGCGGGTTGGCATATCCTGTTTAATGCTCACACACGGATACGCGAAGCTTTCAGGTTACCTGAGCGGTGACCATTCTTTTGCCGACCCGATCGGAATCGGTGAAGAGTTATCTTACATTCTCACGATCTTAGCGGAATTCGGCTGCTCGGTGCTGCTGATACTTGGTTTATTTTCAAGAGCGGCATTGATCCCTCTCATTTTTACGATGATCGTCGTGGCATTTGTCGTCCACGGCCCGGATCCTTTTGCCAAAAAAGAACACGCAGTCTCGTTCCTGCTCACTTATCTGACCTTATTCTTCACAGGTCCCGGGAAGTATTCGATTGATAGTAATCTATATAGGTAA